GCACGCGCGTCACCAGCCGCTGGGCGAACACCAGGTCTCCCGCCAGCCCCGACGGCTTCACGAAGAGGTACAGCTCCCGCCCATCCGGAGAACTCAGGTACTCGCTCACCCCCAGCGTCGGCGAGTGCCGGCGGGCGATCTCCTCGAACGACGGGGGCGGCTTGCTCTGCGCTCCCAGGTCCACGTAGAGGGGGTTGGCGGCGCGCTTGTGCTGCCGCACCGCCTCCTGGAGGTCCTCGCGCAGCGCCTTGAGCCTGGGCGCGGAGAGCAACAAGAGGGCCCGGTCCGTGAAGAAGCGCGTGTCGTAGCGGTACTCGACGTAGCGCACCTCCTCCAGCGCCTCGAGCCGGGGCGCCAGCACCTGGGCGAAGCGGCGCAGCTCCTCGGGGGCGGCCCCCATGGCGCGCAGGACGAGGTACCCGTCGCCCCCGGCCTTCCGGGACACGGCCTCCAGGTCGCGCACCTCCACGGTATTCGCCGGGAGCAGTTCCACGAACGAGCCATGGAAGCCCAGGCGCGAGGCCAGCAGCCCCGCCAGCAGCGCCACGACCAGGACTCCCGCGAGCACCCGCCCGGGGTGCCGGTAGGACAACCGGGTGAAGTGCTCCATCCCCTCGCGGACATCCACTCGAAAGCGCACGACTCCTCACAGATGATGGGTGGGCCCCGGCTCTGGCACACGGCTGCTACCGCGTTGTGTCATGAATGACTCCGGGCCCCAAGAGCCCAGGTCTTCCGTTAATACTTCTTAAAACCCAAGCTCGCCTGCCTGCTCCTCCCCCCCGGAGCCACCCCCCTCGAGGTCCACGATGAATCAGTCCCCGCCGCTGGTCGTAATCGTCCGCCATGGAGAAACCGCCTGGAGCCGCACCGGCCACCACACGGGCCGCACGGACCTGCCCCTGCTGGAGGAAGGGCGGCAGATGGCGCTCAAGCTGCGCGAGCCCCTGCGCCAGTGGGACTTCGCCACCATATGGACCAGCCCCCTGCGCCGGGCGATCGACACGTGCGAGCTGGCCAACCAGGGCCACGGCGCCGAGCAGCGCGCGGACCTGACGGAGTGGGACTACGGCACCTTCGAGGGCAAGACCAAGGCGGAGATCCGCGCCCTGGATCCGGACTGGAGCATCTGGAAGAAGGGCGTGCCGGGCGGAGAGAAGCTCAAGGACGTGGGCCTGCGCGCCGACCGCATCATCGCCGGCATCCACAAGGCCAAGGGCCCGGTGCTCCTCTTCTCCCACGGCCACCTGCTGCGCGTGCTCACCGCGCGCTGGCTGGGCCTGGCACCCGCCGACGGACGCCTCTTCGTGCTGGGCACCGGCTCCATCAGCGTGCTCTCCGTCCACGCGGATGACGCCAGCCAGCCCGTCATCCAGCGCTGGAACGACACGCACCACCTGAACAAGTGAGCTTCCGGGGCGGCCCCGCCGTCCCCTTGCGCCTCGAAGACGCGCCCTGTTACAAGCGCGCCTTCATGTCGATATTGCGAGTCAATTTCAACTCCGGCTCCATTCCCCTCCTACTGCTGGCGCTGCTGGGGGCGTGTGGAGAGAGGGAGGTGGACACCGAGGCGCCTCGCATCACGCTCACCACACCGCGGGACGCGTCACGCGTGGCGCTCGCGCGCTTCCAGGTGGCGGGCACGGTGGAGGATGACTCGGGGCTCGCGGAGCTGAGCTGGCGGCTCAACGAGGACGAGCCGGTGGCGCTCGGCGCGGAGGGAGGGGAGCGCCAGGGGCTGGACTTCGAGCTCCAGCCGCGTCCGGGCCGCAACCTCCTGGTGGTGCACGCACGCGACACGCGGGGCAACGAGGCGGAGACCTCGGTGAGCTTCACCTTCGGCAACCAGACGGGCGCGGGAGCGCTGCACGGCGGCGCGGTGCGCGACGGCATCCTCTATACCTGGGGACGCAACAACCGGGGGCAGCTCGGGCTCGGGAGCACCGCGGGCAGCAAGTCCCCGGTGAAGGTGGAGGGACTCGCGGACGTGGCCGCCATCGCCTTCGCCCAGAACAACTCCCTGGCGATTCAACGGGACGGCTCGGTGTGGACGTGGGGAGACAACGCGAGCGGCCAGCTCGGCCAGGCGGCCCCCGGCGCCTCCGACACGACGATGCGACGGGTGCCCACGCGCGTGCCCGGCATCTCCGACGCGGTGGCCGCCGCGGTGGGCTACAGGCACATGCTGGTGCTGCACCGGGACGGGCACGTGTCCGCCTTCGGCGAGAACAACAACGGCCAGCTCGGCGACGGCACCACCACGGATCGGCACTTCCCCGTGCCCGTCCCCGGGCTCACCGACGTCGTCCGGGTCATCGGCGGCTCGCAGCACTCGGCCGCGGTGCGCCGCGACGGCACCGTCTGGGTGTGGGGCAACAATACCTACGGCAACCTCGGACTCGGCACCCAGGACGGCGAGTCCCACCCCACGCCCACGCGCGTGCCCGGCCTCACCGGCGTGGTGGACCTCGCCAACGGGCGCGACCACCTGCTCGCTCTGCACGAGGACGGCACGGTGTCCGCCTGGGGCCTCAACGCCAGCGGCCAGCTCGGCGATGGACAGGTGGGCGCGGAGGACCAGCGCAATAGCCCCGTCCGGGTCCAGGGCCTCACGGACGCCACGGACGTCTTCGCCCAGGGCACCATGAGCTTCGCCCTCCGGCGCGATGGCACGCTGTGGGGCTGGGGCGAGAACGTCAATGGACAGCTCGGCTCGGGAGACACCACCCGGGCCTCCGTGCCCACCACCCCCGTGCTGCTGCGCGTGGTGCCCCAGGAACCCCTCACCGGCCTGGACGACGTGAGCCCCGGCGCCACCCATGTCATCGCCCACCACCGGGACGGGCCGCTGTTCGCCTGGGGCTGGAGCCTGGAGGGCTCGCTGGGCGGTGGCCCGGACCTGTTGGAGCAATGGTCCTATCCCCTGCCCCATCAGGTGGTGTTGCCATGAGCCCACGAGCCGCCCGCCGCGCCGGAAGCCTGCTGCTCGCGCTGAGCGCCATCGCCTGTGGCCAGGAGCCCACGCCCCCGGCTCCGCCCGCGCCCGACACCCAGGCACCCCACGTGCGCATCCTCTCCCCCGCCGAGGGGCAGGACGTCGCCGCCTTCCAGGTACATGTCCGGGGAGCGCTCGAGGATGACCAGGGCGTGGTGCGCTCCTCCTGGTCCCTCAATGGCGCGCCTCCCGTGGACTTCACGCCCTCGGCGGTCTTCACCCTCGGAGGCCGCCCGCTGCCGGGCACCAACCACCTGCGCGTGGAGGCCGTGGACGCGGCGGGCAACACGGGGGTGGCCGAGGTGCGCTTCTCGTGGGGCACCTCGCTCGCCGCGGGACTGTCGCACTCGGCGGCCCTGCGCGATGGCCAGCTCTTCACCTGGGGCGGCAATGACGCGGGGCAACTGGGACGCCCGGACGCCGGGAACGCGCCCCACCCCCTTCCCGTCCCGGGGCTCGCTCCGGTGCGCGCGGTGGTGGCCGGTCCCTCCTCGACCCTCGTCCTCGGGGAGGACGGCGGCGCATGGGCCTGGGGCACGCTGCCCTCGGGACTCGTCCCGGCACGGCAGGCGCCCTCCACGCCCACCCGCGTGGAGAGTCCCGGCCCCGTGGTGGACGCGGCGCTCGGCACGAGCCATGCCCTGCTGCTGCTCGCCGACGGCACGGTGCTCGCGGTGGGGAGCAACACGGCGGGACAACTGGGGCTCGGCTCGACCGCGCCCGTGAAGGCCCCCACGCCCGTGCCCGGCCTGTCGGACATCGTCCGCGTGGCCGTGGGCACCGCGCACTCCGTGGCGCTGCGCCGCGATGGCACCGTCTTCACGTGGGGCGACAATGGCGATGGGCAGCTCGGCAACGGAGAGCTGGATGACGCGCCCCACCCCGAGCCCCTGGAGGTGGCGCACCTGGGCCACGTGGTGGACATCGCGTCGGGGAGGGATCACGTGCTGGCGCTCGGCGCGGATGGCCGCGTGCGGGCGTGGGGCCTGGGCATGTCGGGACAGCTCGGCCATGGCAGGAGCGGGATGCTCGGCAGCCGGGCCCAACCCGTGGAGGTGCTGGAGGTGACGGACGCGGTGGCCGTGTCCGCCCAGGCCAACGTCGGCTTCGCGCTCTCGGCCTCGGGGACGCTCTGGGCGTGGGGGCAGAACTCCAACGCGCAGCTCGGGGACGGCACCCTCGCGGAGCGGCCGAGGCCCGTCCGGGTCCAGGGGCTCGGGCCCGCGCGCGCCATGACGGCGGCTCCCCTGCACACGCTCGCCTGGACCCGGGAAGGCCACTGCCTCGCCTGGGGCGCCAACCACGACGGACAGCTCGGCGCGAGCCTGCCCTCCGAAGGTTCTCCCCGCTCTCCCACTCCCCTCCCGGTGGTCTTCCCATGAAACCCACGCACGCACTCGTCACCGCCGGCTGGGGTCTGCTCGCCGCGTGTGGCCCGACCTCGCGGGCACCGGACGAGGACCCCAACCCGAGCCATGCGGTGGTGGAAGCCGGCGAGGAGCGGCCCGGAGGCGGAGCCACGGTCCAGGACACGAGCGCACAGGCCTTCTCGCGCCCCGCGCCCTCACTCCCCCTCGCACGGCTGTCCGCGTTCGGCGCGGGGGAAGCCCTGTTCGAGGCGGACTGGTTCGCGGCGCCCAACTCGAGGGAGGACCGCGATGGCCTCGGGCCGCTCTTCAACTCCGTGTCCTGCGAGGCGTGCCACTTCCAGAACGGACGCGGTGCCCCACCCCAGGGCGCCGAGCAGCCCACGGTCTCGCTGCTCTTGCGCCTGAGCGTGCCCGGCGGGGGCGAGCATGGGGGGCCCCGGCCCGAGCCCACCTATGGGGATCAGCTCCAGACGCGGGCGATCTCCGGAGTGCCCGCCGAGGGACGCGCCACGCTCACCTGGGAGGAGCGCTCGGGCACCTTCGCGGATGGAGAGCCCTGGACGTTGCGCGCGCCCATCTATGTCCTCTCGCGGCTCGCCCACGGGCCGCTGGCCACGGACACGCGCCTCTCCCCGCGGGTGGCACAGCCGCTGGTGGGGCCGGGGTTGCTCGCGGCCGTGCCCGAGGAGCGCCTCCTCGAATGGGCGGATCCCGAGGACGCGGATGGAGACGGCATCTCCGGGCGGCCCAACCGGGTGTGGAGCGTGCGCCGGGGTCGGTGGGAGCCAGGCCGCTTCGGCTGGAAGGCCAACCAGCCCGACCTGGAGCAGCAGAACGCCGCGGCCATGAAGGGAGACCTCGGCATCACCTCGCCGCTCTTCCCCACCGAGTCCTGTACCGCCGCGCAGGCCACCTGCCTCTCGGCCGCCTCCGGCGGAGCCCCCGAGCTGGACGAGGGCAAGCTGGCCGCCCTCACCGCCTATACGGCCGCGCTCGCCGTCCCCGCCCGCCGCGGGCATGACCAGCCCCACGTACTCCAGGGCAAGGACGTCTTCCACCGCGTGGGCTGCGCCCGCTGCCACCGGCCCTCGCTCGAGACGGGAGAGGTGGAAGGCCGCCCGGAGCTCTCCCACCAGCGGTTGTGGCCCTACTCGGACCTGCTCCTGCACGACCTGGGAGATGCGCTCGCCGACGGCTACGACGACTTCCTCGCCACTGGCAACGAATGGCGCACGCCCCCGCTGTGGGGCCTCGGCCTGACGCGCACCGTCAGCGGCCACACGCGCCTGCTCCATGATGGCCGGGCCCGCACGGTGCTCGAGGCCATCCTCTGGCACGGCGGCGAGGCCCAGGCCGCCCGCGACGCGGTGCTCCGCCTGTCCCGCGCCGAGCGCGACGCCCTCCTCGCCTTCCTCGACTCGCTCTGAGCGGCGCCGGCACCGCGTGCCCCGGAATGCTTGGGGACCCACGTTTTGACAATGATTAGCAAATTCATTACGAAAGCCCGTTCGACGAGGGGGTTGGCCATGACGAAGCAGGGTTGGTTGGCATTGATGGCGACGGGCACGCTGCTCACCGCGGGCTGTGGCGCGGATGGGCCGCTGGAGGAGTCGCGCGCGCGGCCAGTGGTGGAGCGCTACGCGGCGCTGACGTACGAGAACTACACGGATGTGGTGACACAGGCCCTGAGACTGCGCGAGGCGGTGGAGAGATTCCTGGAGCAGCCGAGCGAGGAGCGGCTGTCCACGGCCCGCTCGGCGTGGATCAACGCGCGCAGGGCCTATGGCCAGAGCGAGGCCTTCCGCTTCTACGGCGGCCCCATCGACGACGAGGACACCGGCCCCGAGGGGCAGATCAACGCCTGGCCGCTGGACGAGGCGTACATCGACGGCATCATCGACGGCCAGGAGCCGCTGAGCCAGGAGCTGATCACCTCGATGAACGAGCGCAATGGAGAGACGAACATCTCCTCGGGCTACCACGCCATCGAGTTCCTGCTGTGGGGCAAGGACGAGAACGACACGGGCCCGGGCAACCGGCCCTACACGGACTTCGTCGACGGGATCACACCGTCCAACGCCGAGCGGCGCCGGCAGTACCTGAGCCTCGTGACGAAGCAGTTGATGGAGGACCTGGAGTCGGTGCGGGCGGCGTGGGCGCCCGGCCAGGACAACTACCGCAAGGCGTTCGTGGCCGAGGCTCCCAAGGAGGCCGTGCTGAAGATGCTCACCGGCCTGGGCAGCCTGAGCGGCGCGGAGCTGGCGGGCGAGCGCATGACGGTGGCCTACGACAACAAGGACCAGGAGAACGAGCACTCCTGCTTCAGCGACAATACGCACGCGGACCTGTACAACAACGCGCTGGGCATCCAGAACGTGTACCTCGGGCGCTACGGCACCGCGGACGGCGTGGGACTCGACGAGCTGGTGGCCGCGGTGGATCCGAAACTGAACGAAGAGATGAAGCAGCGGCTGCAAGCCAGCCTCGACGCCATCCAGGCGATCCCCGCTCCGTTCGATCAGGCTATCCTCGGCAATGACAGCAGCCCGGGGCGGCAGAAGGTGAAGGCCGCCATCGACGCGCTGCGGGCGCAGACGGAGACGCTCGTCGACGTGGCCACCGCGCTCGGCATTCAACTCAACCTGGAGTGATCCGACATGCGGCGCACGCTCTTGCCCCTCCTGTGCCTGCTCGCCAGCGGCTGTGGTGACGACGACGCCCCCGAACCGGAGGAGGCGCTGCCGGGCGGAGAGACGACGGTCCACGACACCACGCGCAACGCCTTCGCCCTGGCGGCCCGCAACCTCCAGGGCGAGCGGCGTGACGCCTTCTTCGTGGGCAACGCCCTGTTCAACCGCAACTGGGTGACGGCGCCCGCCTCCACCGAGGGCCTGGACGGGCTGGGGCCGACGTTCAACGCCTCCTCGTGCGCCGCATGTCATTTCAAGGATGGCCGGGGCAAGCCCCCGACCGAGCCGGGAGAGAAGCCCCTGTCGCTGCTCTTCCGGCTGAGCATCCCCGGCGTGGACGAGCACGGGGGACCCCTGGCGGATCCCGTCTATGGCGGTCAACTTCAGCCACTCTCCATCCTCGGTGTCCCCGCCGAGGGGCAGATGGCGCTCTCGCACAGCACCCACGAGGGCCAGTACGCGGACGGCACGCCGTGGTCGCTGGAGGAGCCCCACTACACCCTGGAGAGCCTGGCCTTCGGCGCACCCCACCCCGAACTCATGGTGAGCCCGCGCGTGGCGCCGGTGATGATCGGCCTGGGCCTGCTCGAGGCCATTCCGGACGCGGGGCTGGAGAAGCTCGCGGATCCCGAGGATCGGGATGGGGATGGCATCTCGGGCCGCATCAACCATGTCTGGGATGTGCAAGCCGGGGCGGTGCGTGTGGGGCGCTTCGGCTGGAAGGCCAACCAACCTTCCCTGAGCCAGCAGAACACGAGCGCCTTCCGGGGCGACCTCGGCATCACCTCGGCGCTGTTCCCCGACGAGGATTGCCCCTCGGTGCAGACGGCCTGCCAGCAGGCGCCCCGGGGGGGCACACCCGAGGTGGACGAGCAGAAGCTGGCCCAGGTGACGTTCTACTCGCGGATGCTGGCGGTGCCCGCGCGCCGGGACGCGGACGCGCCGGACGTGCTGCGCGGCCGGAGCCTCTTCCGCGAGGTGGGCTGCGCGACCTGCCACGTGCCGCGCCACGAGACGGGCACGGTGGAGGACGCTCCCGAGCTGTCCGGACAGATCATCTTCCCGTACACGGACCTGCTGCTGCACGACATGGGCGAGGCGCTCTCCGACCACCGTCCCGACTTCGAGGCCACGGGCAGCGAGTGGCGCACGCCGCCGCTGTGGGGCATCGGGCTCGTGAAGACGGTCAACCGCCACACGCGCTTCCTGCACGATGGCCGCGCCCGCTCGCTGGAGGAGGCCATCCTCTGGCACGGGGGCGAGGGCGAAAAGGCCCGGGAGCGCTTCCGCACCCTCTCCGCCACCGAGCGCTCCCAACTGCTGCGCTTCCTGGAGTCCTTGTGAACCGACTCTCGCGCCGTCTCTTGTCCGTCCCGCTCCTGCTGTCGCTGGCCCTCGCGGGCTGTGGGGACTCGCAGGGCACCACCCTGCGCTCGGCCTTCCTCGGGGAGCTGGCCGAGAAGACCATCCTGCCCACGTACCGGGACTTCGACACGCGCACGGGCACGCTCGCCACCGCGCTCACGGAACTGGAGCGCACGCCCACCGAGGCCACGCTCGCCACGGCCCAGGCCGCGTGGCGCTCCGTGCGCGAGCCCTGGGGCATCCAGGAGGCGCTCCACATCGGCCCCTCGGAGGAGCTGCACACGGGCGCCGCGGTGGATCAGGTCCCGTCGACGAGCGGCATCGACAGCCTGCTCGCGGGCACGACGCCGCTGACCGAGCAGAGCGTCGGGGAGCTGGGCGCCAACCGCAAGGGCATGATGGCCATGGAGTACGTGCTCTTCGACTCGCAGGCGGGCAACGCGGCGGTGCTCACGCGGCTCACCGAGGGTGACGCCGGAGCGCGCCGCCGGGCCTACCTGCGGGCGCTCGGGGCCGTGCTGCACACCGACGCGGTGGAGGTCCACGGCGAGTGGGAGCCGGACCAGGGCAACTACGTCGCGCAGCTCGCGAGCGCGGGCACCAGCGGCAGCAGGTACGCCACCCAGAAGGAGGCGGTGGACGAGATCGTCAATCGCCTCATCGGCTCGGTGGAGGTGGCGGAGCTCAAGCTGTCCAAGCCGCTCGGGTTCGAGACCGGGGGCACCGTGCGGCCCGAGGAGGAGGAGGCACGGCGCAGCGACAACTCGCTCGCGGACCTGACGCACGCGCTCGTGGGCATGGAGCGGCTGTGGCTCGGGCCGGAGGGCAACGGAGGGCTGTCGCGCGTGGTGGCCGCCACCAACAAGACCCTGGACACGACGGTGCGGGGGGAGCTCGCGGCGGTGCGCACGGCGCTCGAGTCCATTCCGCCCCCGCTGCGCACGGCCCTGCTTCAGAACCGCGAGTCGGTGGAGGCCGCCCGCGCCGCGCTCTCCAACCTGCGCGCCACGCTCGCCTCGGAGGTGGTGGCCAACCTGGGCGTGACGCTCAAGTTCAACGACAACGATGGGGATTGAGGCCGCGCCTGGCGTGCGCGAGCGGCTCGGCGCGGCGCTCTTCGCGCCCGTGGATCGCGCCTCGCTCGTGGCGTGGCGAGTCCTCTTCGGGCTGCTGATGACCATCGCCGTCGCGCGCTTCTTCGCGTACGGGTGGATTGAGGAGCACTACCTCGCGCCCCGGGTGCTCTTCCCCTTCGCGGGGCTGGAGTGGATCCGCCCCTGGCCGGGCGTGGGCATGTACGTCCACTTCGTGCTGATGGGCCTGGGGGCGCTGGGGATTGCCTTCGGCGTCGCGTACCGGCTGAGCGCGCTCACGTTCGTGCTCACCTTCACGTACGCGCACCTCATCGACCGGACGTACTACCTCAACCACTACTACTTCATCTCGCTGGTGGGGCTGGTGATGGTGGTGCTGCCCCTGGACCGGAAGGGCCCCGTGCCCGCGTGGTGGCTGTGGCTGCTTCGGGCGCAGGTGGGCCTCGTGTATGTCTTTGGCGGGGTGGCCAAGCTCAAGCGGGACTGGCTCGTGCATGCCCAGCCATTGAAGATCTGGCTCTCGGCGAGTACGGACCTGCCGGTGCTCGGGCGGTTCTTCGAGCTGCCCTGGGCCCCGCATGCCTTCAGCATCGCCGGCGCGGTGTTCGACCTGGGCGTGGTGCCCGCGCTGCTGTGGCGGCGCACGCGCGGACCGGCCTTCGTGGCGGTGGTCACCTTCCATGTCATCACCCGGCTGCTCTTCCCCATCGGCATGTTCCCGTGGGTGATGATCTCCGGCGCGCTGCTCTTCTTCCCTCCGGACTGGCCGCGGCGGCTCGGGGCCTGGCTGCGGCGGCTCCCCGCGTCGCTCACGCCCCCGACGGCGCTCCCCGCCTTCCGCGCATCGTGGACGGGCCCCGTGCTGGCCGCGGTGTTTCTCGGCGTGCAGGTGCTGCTGCCCCTGCGCCACCTGCTCTACCCGGGCGACGTGATGTGGACGGAGGAGGGCTTCCGCTTCTCGTGGAACGTGATGCTGATGGAGAAGGACGGCATGGCGGAGTTCCGCGTCAGCGAGCCCGCCACGGGCCAGTGGTGGGTGGTGTCCCCGGGCAGGTACCTCGCGCCCTACCAGGTGAAGATGATGGCCACGCAGCCAGACATGCTGCTGACGTTCGCGCACTACCTGGCGCGCGACTTCGCCGAGCGGGGCCACCCGGGCGTGGAGGTGCGCGTCAACGCCTTCGCGAGCCTCAACGGCAGGCCCCGGCAACGGCTCGTGGACCCCACGGTGGACCTGGCCCGGGTGAGCCCCTGGGACAGCGTGAGCGCGTGGGTGTTGCCCTTCCAGGACGTGGAGCCGCCCTGAGGGGATGACCCGCCGCGTCACCAAGGGTATTGCAGGCCGGAGGCGGTCATGCGAAGGGGCCGGGCATGACTGCTACGCGTCGCGTCATCATTCCCCTGCCCGACCGAGACTTCGATGTGACCGAGGTGGCCGTACCCTGGCGCCTGCTGGTGGACGCGGGCCACGAGGTGGTGTTCGCCACCGAGCGGGGAGCCACGCCCGCCGCGGATCCGCTGCTGCTCACGGGAGTGCTCTTCGGGAAGCTCGGCGCGGAGCCCGAACCCAAGCGCTTCTACGAGCAGATGATCCAGAGCCCCGCCTTCCAGAAGCCCATCACCTGGGAGGCGATCGACCCCGAGGCGTATGACGGAATGGTACTGCCCGGGGGACACGCGCCCGGCATGCGGCAGTACCTGGGCAGCGAGGCGCTCCAGGCGAAGGTGGCGGCGTTCTGGAAGCTCGGGCGGCCGGTGGGGGCCATCTGCCATGGGGTGCTGGTGCTCGCGCGGGCGAAGGACCCGTCCACCGGCAAGAGCCTGCTGTGGGGTCGGCGCACCACGTGCCTGCCCAAGTACATGGAGCGCGCGGCGTACTTCCTCACCGCGTGGAAGCTGGGGCGCTATTACCGCACGTATCCCGCCTACGTGGAGGAGGAGGTCCGCGAGGCCCTGGCGCCCTCGGGGCAGTTCGAGCGCGGGCCGCGCGAGTACTCCCGGCGAGGCACGGCCACGGACCATGGGCCGGCCTTCGTGGTGGAGGATGGTGACTACGTCTCCGCGCGCTGGCCCGGGGATGCCTACCTCTTCACCGAGCGCTTCCTGGCGAAGCTCGAGGCCCGTGCGGCCCGGGGTTGAAGTCCGCGGGCGCTGGTAGCAGCCTGACGGGTGGGGAGTTCCACGAGGGAACCCTCCGGGCAGGCACGGCGTGTCGCGAGCACGAGGAGGGCAACGGATGAGGATGAAGAACAAATACGGTTCGGGTTCCCTGGCCGGTTGGCAACCCGCCAAGCCCAAGAAGCAGGGCAATCCCGTCTCGAAGATGACGCTGGTGGCGGGACGCCGCATCGGCGGGGCGCTGCGGGCGGAGCAGGCCCGTCAGCAGAAGCGGCGCGACACGAAGCGCTGAGCGGGCGGACGAGCGGGCCCCGGATTCGTTGGTTTGCTCGTACCAGGGGTATGATCCGGAGAGGGGCTCCCCCCTCCCGCCTATGCTCCGCTACGCCGCGACCCTCTTCCTCAGCTCGTTCCTGCTGTTTGGCGTGCAACCGCTGGCGGGCAAGTATTCCCTGCCCTGGTTCGGTGGCACTCCGGCGGCGTGGACGACCTGCATGCTGTTCTTCCAGGTCATGCTGCTCGGCGGCTACGCCTATTCCCACGCGAGCGCGCGCTGGCTCTCGACGCGGCGGCAGGCGCAGGTGCACCTGGCGCTGCTGGGCGTGACGGTGGCGGTGCTGGGCATACGGGCGGTGGTGTGGGGCTCGCCGGTGGCCCCCGGGCCCGAGTGGCGCCCCACGGCGGAGGGCATCTCCAGCGCGCGGCTGCTGGCCATGCTCGCCTCCACACTGGGGCTGCCCTTCTTCACCCTGTCCACGTCCGCGCCTCTCTTGCAGAGCTGGTTCAGCCGCGTGCGTCCGGGGGCCTCCCCCTACCGGCTCTACGCCCTGTCCAACACCGGCTCGCTGCTGGCCCTGCTCACCTATCCCGTGCTCGTCGAGCCCTGGCTGGGCCGGGGTGTCCAGGCCTGGGTCTGGGCCGGAGGCTTCCTGGTGTTCTGCGTGGGCGGCGCGGCGTGTGCCTGGAGTCTGCTGCGCCTCGAGGACGTCCCCGCCCAGCCGCGTGAGGAGAGCGCCCCCGAGGCCGCTCCGGGCGTGGCGCGCACCCTGGCGTGGCTGGGGTTGAGCGCGTGCGCCTCGGTGTTGTTGCTGGCCACCACGAACCAGTTGTCGCACGACGTGTCGGCCGGCCCCTTCGTCTGGGTGCTGCCGCTGGCGCTCTACCTGCTGACCTTCATCATCGCCTTCGAGCGCGAGGCGCTCTACTCACGCCCCCTCACCGC
The Cystobacter ferrugineus genome window above contains:
- a CDS encoding histidine phosphatase family protein, yielding MNQSPPLVVIVRHGETAWSRTGHHTGRTDLPLLEEGRQMALKLREPLRQWDFATIWTSPLRRAIDTCELANQGHGAEQRADLTEWDYGTFEGKTKAEIRALDPDWSIWKKGVPGGEKLKDVGLRADRIIAGIHKAKGPVLLFSHGHLLRVLTARWLGLAPADGRLFVLGTGSISVLSVHADDASQPVIQRWNDTHHLNK
- a CDS encoding RCC1 domain-containing protein: MSILRVNFNSGSIPLLLLALLGACGEREVDTEAPRITLTTPRDASRVALARFQVAGTVEDDSGLAELSWRLNEDEPVALGAEGGERQGLDFELQPRPGRNLLVVHARDTRGNEAETSVSFTFGNQTGAGALHGGAVRDGILYTWGRNNRGQLGLGSTAGSKSPVKVEGLADVAAIAFAQNNSLAIQRDGSVWTWGDNASGQLGQAAPGASDTTMRRVPTRVPGISDAVAAAVGYRHMLVLHRDGHVSAFGENNNGQLGDGTTTDRHFPVPVPGLTDVVRVIGGSQHSAAVRRDGTVWVWGNNTYGNLGLGTQDGESHPTPTRVPGLTGVVDLANGRDHLLALHEDGTVSAWGLNASGQLGDGQVGAEDQRNSPVRVQGLTDATDVFAQGTMSFALRRDGTLWGWGENVNGQLGSGDTTRASVPTTPVLLRVVPQEPLTGLDDVSPGATHVIAHHRDGPLFAWGWSLEGSLGGGPDLLEQWSYPLPHQVVLP
- a CDS encoding RCC1 domain-containing protein, which gives rise to MSPRAARRAGSLLLALSAIACGQEPTPPAPPAPDTQAPHVRILSPAEGQDVAAFQVHVRGALEDDQGVVRSSWSLNGAPPVDFTPSAVFTLGGRPLPGTNHLRVEAVDAAGNTGVAEVRFSWGTSLAAGLSHSAALRDGQLFTWGGNDAGQLGRPDAGNAPHPLPVPGLAPVRAVVAGPSSTLVLGEDGGAWAWGTLPSGLVPARQAPSTPTRVESPGPVVDAALGTSHALLLLADGTVLAVGSNTAGQLGLGSTAPVKAPTPVPGLSDIVRVAVGTAHSVALRRDGTVFTWGDNGDGQLGNGELDDAPHPEPLEVAHLGHVVDIASGRDHVLALGADGRVRAWGLGMSGQLGHGRSGMLGSRAQPVEVLEVTDAVAVSAQANVGFALSASGTLWAWGQNSNAQLGDGTLAERPRPVRVQGLGPARAMTAAPLHTLAWTREGHCLAWGANHDGQLGASLPSEGSPRSPTPLPVVFP
- a CDS encoding di-heme oxidoredictase family protein, which produces MKPTHALVTAGWGLLAACGPTSRAPDEDPNPSHAVVEAGEERPGGGATVQDTSAQAFSRPAPSLPLARLSAFGAGEALFEADWFAAPNSREDRDGLGPLFNSVSCEACHFQNGRGAPPQGAEQPTVSLLLRLSVPGGGEHGGPRPEPTYGDQLQTRAISGVPAEGRATLTWEERSGTFADGEPWTLRAPIYVLSRLAHGPLATDTRLSPRVAQPLVGPGLLAAVPEERLLEWADPEDADGDGISGRPNRVWSVRRGRWEPGRFGWKANQPDLEQQNAAAMKGDLGITSPLFPTESCTAAQATCLSAASGGAPELDEGKLAALTAYTAALAVPARRGHDQPHVLQGKDVFHRVGCARCHRPSLETGEVEGRPELSHQRLWPYSDLLLHDLGDALADGYDDFLATGNEWRTPPLWGLGLTRTVSGHTRLLHDGRARTVLEAILWHGGEAQAARDAVLRLSRAERDALLAFLDSL
- a CDS encoding imelysin family protein; protein product: MTKQGWLALMATGTLLTAGCGADGPLEESRARPVVERYAALTYENYTDVVTQALRLREAVERFLEQPSEERLSTARSAWINARRAYGQSEAFRFYGGPIDDEDTGPEGQINAWPLDEAYIDGIIDGQEPLSQELITSMNERNGETNISSGYHAIEFLLWGKDENDTGPGNRPYTDFVDGITPSNAERRRQYLSLVTKQLMEDLESVRAAWAPGQDNYRKAFVAEAPKEAVLKMLTGLGSLSGAELAGERMTVAYDNKDQENEHSCFSDNTHADLYNNALGIQNVYLGRYGTADGVGLDELVAAVDPKLNEEMKQRLQASLDAIQAIPAPFDQAILGNDSSPGRQKVKAAIDALRAQTETLVDVATALGIQLNLE
- a CDS encoding di-heme oxidoredictase family protein, giving the protein MRRTLLPLLCLLASGCGDDDAPEPEEALPGGETTVHDTTRNAFALAARNLQGERRDAFFVGNALFNRNWVTAPASTEGLDGLGPTFNASSCAACHFKDGRGKPPTEPGEKPLSLLFRLSIPGVDEHGGPLADPVYGGQLQPLSILGVPAEGQMALSHSTHEGQYADGTPWSLEEPHYTLESLAFGAPHPELMVSPRVAPVMIGLGLLEAIPDAGLEKLADPEDRDGDGISGRINHVWDVQAGAVRVGRFGWKANQPSLSQQNTSAFRGDLGITSALFPDEDCPSVQTACQQAPRGGTPEVDEQKLAQVTFYSRMLAVPARRDADAPDVLRGRSLFREVGCATCHVPRHETGTVEDAPELSGQIIFPYTDLLLHDMGEALSDHRPDFEATGSEWRTPPLWGIGLVKTVNRHTRFLHDGRARSLEEAILWHGGEGEKARERFRTLSATERSQLLRFLESL
- a CDS encoding imelysin family protein, yielding MNRLSRRLLSVPLLLSLALAGCGDSQGTTLRSAFLGELAEKTILPTYRDFDTRTGTLATALTELERTPTEATLATAQAAWRSVREPWGIQEALHIGPSEELHTGAAVDQVPSTSGIDSLLAGTTPLTEQSVGELGANRKGMMAMEYVLFDSQAGNAAVLTRLTEGDAGARRRAYLRALGAVLHTDAVEVHGEWEPDQGNYVAQLASAGTSGSRYATQKEAVDEIVNRLIGSVEVAELKLSKPLGFETGGTVRPEEEEARRSDNSLADLTHALVGMERLWLGPEGNGGLSRVVAATNKTLDTTVRGELAAVRTALESIPPPLRTALLQNRESVEAARAALSNLRATLASEVVANLGVTLKFNDNDGD